The proteins below come from a single Pseudomonas chlororaphis genomic window:
- a CDS encoding 3-methyladenine DNA glycosylase — MTDPTPSPQPKALPHGFFDRDAQVLARDLLGKVIRHKVGDLWLSARIIETEAYYFAEKGSHASLGYTEKRKALFLDGGHIYMYYARGGDSLNFSAQGPGNAVLIKSAYPWVDAVSGPASLAQMLLNNPDAQGQPRTPQKLCAGQTLLCKALGLKVPEWDAKRFDPERLLVEDVDVPTVNVIQTTRLGIPQGRDEHLPYRFVDAAYAPWCTRNPLRRGQVEGRDYFLLS; from the coding sequence CCCAGCCCAAGGCCCTGCCCCACGGCTTTTTCGATCGCGACGCCCAAGTGCTTGCCCGGGACCTGCTGGGCAAGGTCATCCGCCACAAGGTCGGGGACCTGTGGCTCAGCGCGCGGATCATCGAGACCGAAGCGTATTACTTCGCCGAAAAAGGCAGCCACGCCTCGCTCGGCTACACGGAAAAACGTAAGGCTTTGTTTCTGGATGGCGGCCACATCTATATGTATTACGCCCGGGGCGGTGATTCGCTGAACTTCAGCGCCCAGGGCCCAGGCAATGCCGTGCTGATCAAGTCGGCCTATCCGTGGGTCGATGCCGTCTCCGGCCCGGCGAGCCTGGCGCAGATGCTGCTGAACAACCCCGACGCCCAGGGCCAGCCGCGCACGCCGCAGAAGCTCTGCGCCGGCCAGACCCTGCTGTGCAAGGCTCTCGGGCTGAAAGTGCCGGAATGGGACGCCAAACGTTTCGACCCCGAGCGCCTGCTGGTGGAAGATGTCGATGTGCCGACGGTCAATGTCATCCAGACCACCCGCCTGGGAATCCCGCAAGGGCGCGACGAGCACCTGCCCTACCGTTTCGTCGATGCGGCCTATGCCCCCTGGTGCACCCGGAACCCGCTGCGACGCGGACAGGTCGAAGGTCGCGATTATTTTTTGCTTTCATAA
- a CDS encoding phosphoesterase, translating into MSQWLDSITGWLSVNPQWLAVAVFIVACVECLAIAGLIVPGTVLLFAIAVLAGSGALSLGETLLLGLLGGLLGDLVSYFLGRHFHQNIRRLPGLRHHPEWMNAAESYFQRYGIASLLVGRFIGPLRPMLPMVAGMCDMPFPRFAAVSLLAASGWTVAYLLPGWATGAAFRLPLPEGFWPQAGVVVGSIAVMIGLSVNSSMRRHRHATALIAGLGLVILIGLFIGFRYLTAFDQGLMTLVQEHRSPTLDEIAVTFTLIGEFHFMLIFSSLLTGLLLLARQWRQAIFAGGTMLLTSLANTGSKHFFARVRPEILTDPLTSYSMPSGHASGAFALFLALAVLAGRGQPPRLRLTWLLLGCLPALAIALSRVYLGAHWPSDIIAGAMLAACVCAAVLWLSQRQAPLPAMPPKIWWLILPAMVAAFSFFSFRHLPHGLLRYAY; encoded by the coding sequence ATGAGCCAATGGCTCGATAGCATCACCGGCTGGCTGAGTGTCAATCCGCAATGGCTGGCGGTGGCGGTGTTCATCGTCGCCTGCGTGGAATGCCTGGCGATTGCCGGGTTGATCGTGCCGGGCACGGTGTTGTTGTTCGCGATCGCGGTGCTGGCCGGCAGCGGTGCGCTGTCGCTGGGCGAGACGCTGCTGCTGGGGTTGCTCGGCGGCTTGCTGGGGGACCTGGTGTCGTATTTCCTCGGCCGCCACTTCCACCAGAACATCCGGCGTCTGCCAGGGCTGCGGCACCACCCGGAATGGATGAACGCGGCCGAGAGCTACTTCCAGCGCTACGGCATCGCCAGCCTGCTGGTGGGGCGCTTCATCGGCCCACTCAGGCCGATGCTGCCGATGGTGGCCGGGATGTGTGACATGCCGTTCCCGCGCTTCGCCGCCGTCAGCCTGCTGGCCGCCTCCGGCTGGACCGTGGCGTACCTGCTGCCCGGCTGGGCCACCGGCGCGGCGTTCCGCCTGCCACTGCCCGAAGGTTTCTGGCCACAGGCCGGGGTGGTGGTCGGCAGCATCGCGGTGATGATCGGCCTGAGCGTCAACAGCAGCATGCGCCGTCACCGGCATGCCACCGCGCTGATTGCCGGCCTGGGCCTGGTGATCCTGATCGGCCTGTTCATCGGCTTTCGCTACCTCACAGCCTTCGACCAGGGGTTGATGACGCTGGTCCAGGAGCACCGCAGCCCGACGCTGGACGAAATCGCCGTGACCTTCACGCTGATCGGCGAATTCCACTTCATGCTGATCTTCAGCTCCCTGCTGACCGGCCTGCTGTTATTGGCGCGCCAATGGCGGCAGGCAATCTTCGCCGGCGGCACGATGCTGCTCACCTCCCTGGCCAATACCGGCAGCAAGCACTTCTTCGCCCGTGTGCGCCCAGAAATTCTCACCGACCCACTGACCAGCTACAGCATGCCCAGCGGCCATGCCTCCGGTGCGTTCGCGCTGTTCCTAGCGCTGGCCGTCCTGGCCGGTCGCGGCCAACCGCCCCGCCTGCGCCTGACCTGGCTGCTGCTGGGCTGCCTGCCGGCGCTGGCGATTGCCTTGTCGCGGGTTTATCTCGGTGCTCATTGGCCGAGCGACATCATCGCCGGCGCCATGCTCGCCGCCTGTGTCTGCGCCGCCGTCCTGTGGCTGAGCCAGCGCCAGGCACCGCTACCGGCCATGCCGCCGAAAATCTGGTGGCTGATCCTGCCGGCGATGGTGGCCGCGTTCAGCTTCTTCAGCTTCCGGCACCTGCCCCATGGCCTGCTACGGTATGCCTACTGA
- a CDS encoding ATP-dependent protease, whose amino-acid sequence MSLPLFPLNTVLFPGCILDLQIFEARYLDMIGRCMKKGEGFGVVCILDGEEVGIAPEGYARVGCEALITDFSQQDNGLLGIRVKGGRRFIVHGSSVQPDQLTVADVEWLEDEPEQPLQDEDADLVALLKALAEHPMVEALNMGTEATGQQSLANQLAYLLPFNELDKIDLLQLDDPQQRLDAIQALLDELQGELFA is encoded by the coding sequence ATGAGCTTGCCGCTTTTCCCGTTGAACACTGTGTTGTTCCCCGGTTGCATCCTCGATTTGCAGATTTTCGAGGCGCGCTACCTCGACATGATCGGCCGCTGCATGAAAAAAGGCGAAGGGTTCGGAGTGGTGTGCATCCTCGATGGCGAGGAAGTGGGCATTGCCCCGGAAGGTTATGCGCGGGTGGGCTGCGAGGCGCTGATCACCGACTTTTCCCAGCAGGACAACGGCCTGTTGGGCATCCGCGTGAAGGGCGGGCGGCGTTTTATCGTGCATGGCAGCAGCGTCCAGCCGGATCAGTTGACGGTCGCCGATGTCGAGTGGCTGGAGGACGAGCCGGAGCAACCGCTGCAGGACGAGGACGCTGACCTGGTGGCGTTGCTCAAGGCGCTGGCCGAGCACCCGATGGTCGAAGCCTTGAACATGGGCACCGAAGCGACCGGCCAGCAATCGCTGGCCAACCAGCTGGCCTATCTGTTGCCGTTCAACGAACTGGACAAGATCGACCTGCTGCAACTCGATGACCCACAGCAGCGCCTGGATGCGATCCAGGCCTTGCTCGATGAGTTGCAGGGCGAACTCTTCGCCTGA
- a CDS encoding membrane protein, whose translation MILDWQGAWTSVIHHPLFGIGITLGAYQLVLAAFEKTRWVFLQPVLMSMVLLIGVLVGCGIGYAEYRKSTEILSILLGPATVALAVPLYLNLRRIRQLFWPIFTTLVIAGVVATGSAVLLGWVFGAEHMILMTMAPKSVTSPIAMLVAEQIGGVAAMAAVFVLITGVLGAILGPSILNGLKVHSPEARGMALGLAAHAVGTSVALQESEESGAFAALAMSLMGVATAVLLPLVVSMTV comes from the coding sequence ATGATCCTCGACTGGCAAGGCGCCTGGACCTCGGTGATCCATCATCCGCTGTTCGGCATCGGCATCACCCTGGGCGCCTATCAACTGGTATTGGCGGCGTTTGAAAAGACCCGCTGGGTGTTCCTGCAGCCGGTGCTGATGTCGATGGTGCTGCTGATCGGCGTGCTGGTCGGTTGCGGCATTGGTTACGCCGAATACCGCAAGAGCACTGAAATCCTCAGCATCCTGCTGGGGCCGGCCACGGTCGCCCTGGCGGTGCCGTTGTATTTGAACCTGCGGCGGATCCGCCAATTGTTCTGGCCGATTTTTACTACGCTGGTGATAGCCGGGGTGGTCGCCACCGGCTCTGCGGTGCTGCTGGGCTGGGTGTTCGGCGCCGAGCACATGATTCTGATGACCATGGCGCCCAAGTCCGTGACCTCGCCGATCGCCATGCTGGTGGCCGAGCAGATTGGCGGCGTGGCGGCCATGGCGGCGGTGTTCGTCTTGATCACGGGCGTGCTTGGGGCGATTCTGGGCCCGAGCATCCTCAACGGGTTGAAGGTGCACAGCCCCGAGGCCCGCGGTATGGCCCTGGGATTGGCGGCCCATGCGGTGGGCACGTCCGTGGCCTTGCAGGAAAGCGAAGAGTCCGGCGCTTTTGCGGCGCTGGCGATGAGTCTGATGGGCGTAGCCACGGCGGTGTTGCTGCCGTTGGTGGTGTCGATGACAGTCTAA
- a CDS encoding murein hydrolase transporter LrgA, with translation MLLRGLTWLVLFQLLGTAINHLFLPVLPGPIVGLLLLLGYLIMRGEVSEPLSLAAGSLLRYLPLLLVPPAVGVMVYARAIAADFWAIVGALTLSLILSVALTGVLMQRLARRHVAAAEESE, from the coding sequence ATGTTGCTACGGGGCCTGACCTGGCTGGTGCTGTTCCAATTGCTGGGCACTGCGATCAATCATTTGTTCCTGCCGGTGTTGCCCGGGCCCATCGTGGGCCTGTTGCTGTTGCTGGGCTACCTGATCATGCGCGGCGAAGTCAGTGAGCCGCTGAGCCTGGCCGCCGGCAGCCTGTTGCGCTACTTGCCGTTGTTGCTGGTCCCGCCGGCGGTGGGGGTGATGGTCTATGCGCGGGCCATCGCGGCCGATTTCTGGGCCATCGTCGGTGCATTGACCTTGTCGTTGATCCTGTCCGTGGCCCTGACCGGGGTGCTGATGCAGCGCCTGGCACGGCGTCACGTCGCCGCGGCGGAGGAGAGCGAATGA
- a CDS encoding dehydratase yields MPYVPVAALKDYVGKELGRSDWLTIDQDRINLFAEATGDFQFIHVDPVKAAQTPFGSTIAHGFLSLSLMPKLMEDILILPEGVKMVVNYGLDSVRFIQPVKVDSKVRLKVELVDVTEKKPGQWLLKATATLEIEGSEKPAYIAEPLSLCFV; encoded by the coding sequence ATGCCCTACGTCCCCGTTGCAGCGCTCAAAGATTATGTCGGCAAGGAACTTGGACGTTCCGATTGGCTTACCATCGACCAGGACCGCATCAACCTGTTCGCCGAAGCCACTGGCGACTTTCAGTTCATCCATGTCGACCCGGTCAAGGCCGCGCAAACCCCGTTTGGCAGCACCATCGCCCACGGTTTCCTGTCGTTGTCGCTGATGCCCAAGCTGATGGAAGACATCCTGATCCTGCCCGAGGGCGTGAAGATGGTCGTTAACTATGGGCTCGACAGCGTGCGTTTCATCCAGCCGGTGAAAGTCGATTCCAAGGTCCGGCTCAAGGTCGAACTGGTGGACGTCACCGAGAAGAAGCCCGGTCAATGGCTGCTCAAGGCCACCGCCACGCTGGAAATCGAAGGTTCGGAAAAACCCGCCTACATCGCCGAGCCACTGTCGCTCTGCTTCGTGTAG
- a CDS encoding peptidase C13 has translation MRLLVPLTLTLLLTACGDGESLLPPDARLPDGGRYRGDLVDGLLQGQGRIDYPNGSWYAGQFDKGQWHGTGEWHGSNGEVYRGQFQHGLFHGQGSLTTPTSSYTGGFKQGRRDGEGTLKENGMTYRGEFKADRYSGLGRLELDDGSQYQGPFVNGKPNGEGQRFDASGNQFTGHFVDGQLQGKGTFNSADGDVYVGGFRNNQLNGRGRYENADGDVWIGQFKDGALTGKGELIGADGSHYLGQFNEWRFTGQGRLNLPDGNFYVGQFENDSYHGRGTLALTDGTVQSGTWAKGQRVRDADGRLLPDVLELGLLAQGRLLDDALANIPASTPAVELYSLTLGGDGKQSVFLRESDYVANMLASRFGAFGQIRLVNHRDHLGDRPMASRESLRRAAATLAERSGPEDLIFIYLTSHGTSEHELVLDQPRMELADLPADELAAVLAPLKNRDKIVVISACYSGGFIPALKDERTLIMTASRADRVSFGCSEEANFTYFGDALFAQALNQTDDLEQAFKKAKATVAEREQADNFEASEPQIWAPRTVLSHWQLLRKQQARKALQSAALNDEATKSN, from the coding sequence ATGCGCTTACTCGTTCCGCTGACCCTGACCCTATTGCTCACCGCCTGCGGCGACGGCGAATCGCTGCTGCCTCCCGACGCGCGCCTGCCCGACGGCGGACGCTATCGCGGCGACCTGGTGGACGGCCTGCTGCAAGGCCAGGGGCGTATCGACTACCCCAACGGCAGCTGGTACGCCGGGCAGTTCGACAAGGGCCAGTGGCACGGCACCGGGGAATGGCATGGCAGCAACGGCGAGGTCTACCGCGGCCAGTTCCAGCACGGCCTGTTCCACGGCCAGGGCAGCCTGACCACGCCCACCAGCAGCTACACCGGTGGCTTCAAGCAGGGTCGGCGCGACGGCGAAGGCACGCTCAAGGAAAACGGCATGACCTACCGCGGCGAGTTCAAGGCCGACCGGTACTCAGGCCTCGGGCGCCTGGAGCTCGACGACGGCAGCCAGTACCAGGGCCCCTTCGTCAATGGCAAGCCCAACGGCGAAGGCCAGCGCTTCGATGCCAGCGGCAACCAGTTCACCGGGCACTTCGTCGACGGCCAACTGCAAGGCAAGGGGACCTTCAACAGCGCCGACGGCGACGTCTATGTCGGCGGTTTCAGGAACAACCAACTCAACGGTCGCGGCCGTTACGAAAACGCTGACGGCGACGTCTGGATCGGCCAGTTCAAGGACGGCGCGCTGACCGGCAAGGGTGAATTGATCGGGGCCGATGGCAGCCATTACCTCGGGCAATTCAACGAGTGGCGATTCACCGGCCAGGGGCGCCTGAACCTGCCCGACGGCAACTTCTACGTCGGCCAGTTCGAGAACGACAGCTACCACGGGCGCGGCACCCTGGCATTGACTGACGGCACCGTGCAAAGCGGCACTTGGGCCAAGGGCCAACGGGTACGCGACGCCGATGGCCGGCTACTGCCGGACGTGCTGGAACTTGGCCTGCTGGCCCAGGGCCGCCTGCTGGACGACGCCCTCGCCAATATCCCCGCCTCCACCCCGGCGGTGGAGCTGTACAGCCTGACCCTGGGTGGCGATGGCAAGCAAAGCGTGTTCCTGCGCGAATCCGACTACGTCGCCAACATGCTCGCCAGCCGTTTCGGCGCCTTTGGGCAGATCCGCCTGGTGAACCACCGCGATCACCTCGGCGACCGGCCCATGGCCAGCCGCGAAAGCCTGCGCCGCGCCGCCGCCACCCTGGCCGAACGCAGCGGCCCGGAAGACCTGATTTTCATCTACCTGACCAGCCACGGCACCAGCGAGCATGAGCTGGTGCTCGACCAGCCCCGCATGGAGCTGGCCGACCTACCCGCCGACGAGCTGGCCGCGGTCCTGGCGCCGCTGAAGAACCGCGACAAGATCGTGGTGATCTCAGCCTGCTACTCCGGCGGTTTCATCCCGGCGCTCAAGGATGAACGTACCCTGATCATGACCGCCTCGCGGGCCGACCGGGTGTCCTTCGGCTGCTCCGAGGAGGCCAACTTCACCTATTTCGGCGATGCACTGTTTGCCCAGGCGCTGAACCAGACCGACGACCTGGAGCAGGCCTTCAAGAAAGCCAAGGCCACCGTTGCCGAGCGCGAGCAGGCGGACAATTTCGAAGCTTCCGAGCCGCAGATCTGGGCACCCAGGACGGTCCTCTCCCACTGGCAACTGCTGCGCAAGCAACAGGCGCGAAAAGCATTGCAAAGTGCTGCATTGAACGACGAGGCCACAAAGAGCAACTAA
- a CDS encoding nucleoside-diphosphate sugar epimerase: MYLTPQHVLLAGATGLTGEHLLDRLLNEPTISRVLAPSRRPLAGHPHLENPVGEPAEVLPRLSGRVDIAFCCLGTTIKKAGSEQAFRAVDLELVVAFAKRARELGARHLVAISALGADPKSSIFYNRVKGEMEAALRAQDWPQLTLCRPSLLLGDRVEPRLAEQLAGPLSKLIPGKYHGIEACQLARAMWRLALEEQDGVRVVESDELRKLGK, encoded by the coding sequence ATGTACTTGACGCCTCAGCATGTTTTGCTCGCCGGTGCCACCGGGTTGACCGGGGAACACCTGCTGGACCGGCTGCTCAACGAGCCGACCATCAGCCGGGTCCTGGCACCTTCCCGCCGACCACTGGCCGGGCATCCGCACCTGGAAAACCCGGTTGGGGAGCCGGCCGAGGTGCTGCCCCGTCTCAGCGGCCGGGTCGACATCGCCTTTTGCTGCCTTGGCACCACCATCAAGAAAGCCGGTTCGGAACAGGCCTTTCGCGCGGTGGACCTGGAGCTGGTCGTGGCCTTCGCCAAGCGCGCCCGGGAGCTGGGCGCCCGGCACCTGGTTGCGATCAGCGCGCTGGGGGCCGACCCCAAGTCATCGATTTTCTACAACCGGGTCAAGGGCGAAATGGAAGCGGCCCTCAGGGCCCAGGACTGGCCGCAACTCACACTCTGCCGGCCTTCCCTGCTGCTGGGCGACCGCGTCGAACCTCGCCTGGCCGAGCAACTGGCCGGGCCGTTGTCGAAGCTGATCCCAGGCAAATACCACGGCATCGAAGCCTGCCAACTGGCCCGCGCCATGTGGCGCCTGGCGCTGGAGGAACAGGACGGAGTGCGGGTGGTAGAGTCGGATGAGTTGCGTAAGTTGGGTAAGTGA
- a CDS encoding lipoprotein, which yields MNKILMVLLALQLTGCATARTLDAAKPGAPVVYAGTRLDLYALNGGCCAKDRFGAEAPSYPGVDLPASALLDTVLLPLSLFTAMGVGFRATGGM from the coding sequence ATGAATAAGATCCTGATGGTACTGCTGGCGCTGCAACTGACCGGTTGCGCCACCGCTCGCACGCTGGACGCGGCCAAGCCCGGGGCGCCGGTGGTGTATGCGGGCACACGGCTGGACCTCTACGCCCTCAATGGCGGCTGCTGCGCCAAGGACCGTTTCGGCGCCGAGGCCCCGAGCTATCCCGGCGTCGATCTGCCGGCCAGTGCGTTGCTCGATACCGTGTTGTTGCCGTTGTCGCTGTTCACGGCGATGGGGGTGGGGTTCCGGGCGACTGGCGGGATGTGA
- a CDS encoding aromatic acid decarboxylase, giving the protein MNNGPERITLAMTGASGAQYGLRLLDCLVREDREVHFLISKAAQLVMATETDVTLPPKPQMMQAFLTEYTGAADGQIRVYGKEDWMSPVASGSGAPAAMVVVPCSTGTLSAIATGACNNLIERAADVTLKERRQLILVPREAPYSSIHLEHMLKLSNMGVTILPASPGFYHQPQTIDDLIDFVVARILNLLNIPQDMLPRWGEHHLSSDE; this is encoded by the coding sequence ATGAACAACGGTCCGGAGCGCATCACCCTGGCGATGACCGGTGCTTCCGGTGCCCAGTACGGCTTGCGCCTGCTCGATTGCCTGGTGCGGGAAGACCGCGAGGTGCACTTTCTCATCTCGAAGGCGGCGCAACTGGTGATGGCCACCGAGACCGACGTGACCTTGCCGCCCAAGCCCCAGATGATGCAGGCCTTCCTCACCGAATACACCGGTGCGGCGGACGGACAGATTCGCGTGTACGGCAAGGAAGACTGGATGTCGCCGGTGGCGTCCGGTTCCGGTGCGCCGGCCGCCATGGTGGTGGTGCCGTGTTCCACCGGGACGTTGTCGGCGATTGCCACCGGGGCGTGCAACAACCTGATCGAACGGGCCGCGGACGTGACCCTCAAGGAGCGCCGCCAACTGATCCTGGTGCCGCGGGAAGCGCCGTATTCGAGCATTCACCTGGAGCACATGCTCAAGTTGTCGAACATGGGCGTGACCATCCTGCCGGCCTCGCCAGGCTTCTATCACCAGCCCCAGACCATCGACGACCTGATCGATTTCGTGGTGGCGCGGATCCTCAACCTGCTGAACATCCCTCAGGACATGCTGCCGCGCTGGGGCGAGCATCATTTGAGCAGCGATGAATAA
- a CDS encoding UDP-N-acetylmuramate:L-alanyl-gamma-D-glutamyl-meso-diaminopimelate ligase (ligates L-alanyl-gamma-D-glutamyl-meso-diaminopimelate to UDP-N-acetylmuramic acid for reincorporation into peptidoglycan), whose protein sequence is MHIHILGICGTFMGSMAVLAKELGHHVTGSDANVYPPMSTQLQAQGIELTQGYDPAQLEPAPDLVVIGNAMSRGNPAVEYVLNKGLPYVSGPQWLADHVLQGRWVLAVAGTHGKTTTSSMLAWVLEHAGMSPGFLIGGVPQNFSVSARLGGTPFFVIEADEYDSAFFDKRSKFVHYRPRTAILNNLEFDHADIFPDLPAIERQFHHLVRTIPSEGLVIHPTTEPALQRVIEMGCWTPVQTTGAGGQWQVKLLKDDGSQFEVMFEGQSQGVVEWDLTGQHNVANALATLAAARHVGVVPAMGVAALSAFKSVKRRMEKVAEVRGITIYDDFAHHPTAIATTLDGLRKRIGDAPLIAIIEPRSNSMKLGAHRDGLPESVVDADQVIWYAPANLGWDLGATAALCSVPSIVSDSLEGIIERVKSQAQPGTHVVIMSNGGFGGLHGKLAEALR, encoded by the coding sequence ATGCACATCCATATTCTCGGTATTTGCGGCACTTTCATGGGTTCGATGGCGGTCCTGGCCAAGGAGCTGGGCCATCACGTGACCGGTTCCGACGCCAACGTCTACCCGCCGATGAGCACCCAACTGCAAGCCCAGGGCATTGAATTGACCCAAGGCTACGACCCGGCACAACTGGAGCCGGCGCCGGACCTGGTGGTGATCGGCAACGCCATGTCCCGGGGCAATCCCGCGGTGGAGTACGTGCTCAATAAAGGCCTGCCGTACGTGTCCGGGCCGCAGTGGCTGGCCGATCACGTGTTGCAGGGCCGCTGGGTACTGGCCGTGGCCGGCACCCATGGCAAGACCACCACCAGCAGCATGCTCGCCTGGGTGCTGGAGCACGCGGGCATGAGCCCGGGCTTCCTGATCGGCGGCGTGCCGCAGAATTTCTCGGTGTCGGCGCGCCTGGGCGGTACGCCGTTCTTCGTGATCGAGGCCGACGAGTACGACAGCGCGTTCTTCGATAAACGCTCGAAGTTCGTCCACTACCGTCCACGCACTGCGATCCTCAATAACCTTGAGTTCGATCATGCGGACATCTTCCCCGATCTTCCAGCCATCGAACGGCAGTTCCATCACCTGGTACGGACCATTCCAAGCGAAGGCCTGGTCATTCACCCGACCACCGAGCCGGCCTTGCAGCGGGTGATCGAAATGGGCTGCTGGACCCCGGTGCAAACCACCGGTGCGGGTGGGCAGTGGCAAGTGAAGTTGCTCAAGGACGACGGTTCGCAGTTCGAGGTGATGTTCGAAGGCCAGTCCCAAGGCGTCGTGGAGTGGGACCTGACTGGCCAGCACAACGTTGCCAACGCCCTGGCGACCCTGGCCGCGGCCCGGCATGTCGGCGTGGTGCCGGCCATGGGCGTGGCCGCGCTGAGCGCATTCAAGAGCGTCAAGCGGCGCATGGAGAAGGTCGCCGAGGTGCGTGGCATTACGATCTATGACGACTTCGCCCACCACCCGACCGCCATTGCCACGACCCTCGACGGCTTGCGCAAGCGCATTGGCGACGCGCCTTTGATTGCGATCATCGAACCGCGCTCCAACTCCATGAAACTGGGCGCGCACCGCGATGGCCTGCCGGAAAGCGTGGTCGATGCCGACCAGGTGATCTGGTATGCGCCGGCCAACCTCGGCTGGGACTTGGGCGCCACCGCCGCACTGTGCAGCGTGCCTTCGATTGTCAGCGATTCGTTGGAAGGCATCATCGAACGTGTGAAAAGCCAGGCCCAACCCGGTACCCACGTGGTGATCATGAGCAATGGTGGCTTCGGCGGCCTGCACGGCAAGCTGGCCGAGGCGCTGCGATGA